A part of Synechococcus sp. KORDI-49 genomic DNA contains:
- the fba gene encoding class II fructose-bisphosphate aldolase (catalyzes the reversible aldol condensation of dihydroxyacetonephosphate and glyceraldehyde 3-phosphate in the Calvin cycle, glycolysis, and/or gluconeogenesis), with translation MALVPLRLLLDHAAENGYGIPAFNVNNLEQVQAIMEAADETDSPVILQASRGARSYAGEIFLRHLILAATETYPHIPVVMHQDHGNEPSTCYSAAINGFTSVMMDGSLEADAKTPASYEYNVAVTKKVVDFAHSVGVSVEGELGCLGSLETGKGEAEDGHGFEGELSKDMLLTDPAEAADFVAKTKCDALAIAIGTSHGAYKFTRKPTGEVLAISRIAEIHKALPNTHLVMHGSSSVPQEWLEMINKHGGAIPETYGVPVEEIQEGIRNGVRKVNIDTDNRLAFTAAVREAAMADPANFDPRHFNKPARKYMKQVCLDRYQQFWAAGNASKIQQQSINFYAGLYAKGTLDPKAAVAA, from the coding sequence ATGGCGCTCGTTCCGCTCCGGCTTCTGCTCGACCACGCCGCTGAGAACGGCTACGGCATCCCTGCGTTCAACGTGAACAACCTGGAGCAGGTGCAGGCGATCATGGAAGCGGCTGACGAGACCGACAGCCCCGTGATCCTGCAGGCCTCCCGCGGTGCCCGCAGCTACGCCGGTGAGATCTTCCTGCGCCACCTGATCCTGGCCGCCACCGAGACCTATCCCCACATCCCCGTGGTGATGCACCAGGACCACGGCAACGAGCCTTCCACCTGCTATTCCGCCGCCATCAACGGCTTCACCTCCGTGATGATGGACGGCTCCCTGGAAGCCGACGCCAAGACTCCCGCCAGCTACGAGTACAACGTGGCCGTCACCAAGAAGGTGGTGGATTTCGCTCACTCCGTGGGCGTGAGTGTGGAAGGCGAGCTGGGTTGCCTGGGCTCCCTGGAAACCGGCAAGGGCGAAGCGGAAGACGGCCACGGTTTCGAGGGTGAGCTGTCCAAGGACATGCTGCTCACCGATCCCGCTGAAGCCGCTGATTTCGTCGCCAAGACCAAATGCGACGCCCTGGCGATCGCCATCGGCACCAGCCACGGTGCTTACAAGTTCACCCGCAAGCCCACCGGTGAAGTGCTTGCCATCAGCCGCATCGCCGAGATCCACAAGGCCCTGCCCAACACCCACCTGGTGATGCACGGCTCCTCTTCCGTGCCCCAGGAATGGCTGGAGATGATCAACAAGCACGGCGGTGCCATCCCTGAGACCTACGGCGTTCCCGTCGAAGAGATCCAGGAAGGCATCCGCAACGGCGTGCGCAAGGTGAACATCGACACCGATAACCGCCTCGCGTTCACCGCAGCTGTGCGTGAAGCAGCCATGGCTGATCCCGCCAACTTCGACCCCCGCCACTTCAACAAGCCCGCCCGCAAGTACATGAAGCAGGTCTGCCTCGACCGCTATCAGCAGTTCTGGGCTGCCGGCAACGCCAGCAAGATCCAGCAGCAGAGCATCAACTTCTACGCCGGTCTGTACGCCAAGGGCACCCTCGATCCCAAGGCTGCCGTCGCCGCCTGA
- a CDS encoding Gfo/Idh/MocA family protein: MTARPIGVAIAGLGFGEKVHLPALQANADLTPVALWHPRPARLEQACSTHGLPGHSDWGALLADPAVEAIVIATPPAPRHELARQALLAGKHLLLEKPVALQADQARDLQRLAMERQLSVAVNYEYRAVPLFMQAERLLRAGAVGTPWLVKLDWLMSSRADASRGWNWYSQASEGGGVIGALGTHAMDILAWLIGPLSGVQALNATSILERPLGDGGMAAVDSEDVSLIQARLQWQGRADSTVPAQINLASVARNGRGCWLEVYGSEGCLILGSPNQKDYVHGFALQHAAAGEALRPIEADADLAFETTWADGRIAPVARVQGWWAESIRSGRPMIPGLAEGVASRLACDQAAQTATRHA, from the coding sequence ATGACCGCTCGACCCATCGGTGTCGCCATCGCCGGCCTCGGTTTCGGTGAGAAGGTGCATCTGCCCGCTCTTCAGGCAAATGCGGATCTGACTCCCGTTGCGCTGTGGCATCCGCGCCCTGCCCGTCTCGAGCAGGCCTGCTCCACCCATGGCCTTCCCGGTCATTCGGACTGGGGGGCTCTGCTGGCGGATCCGGCCGTCGAGGCGATCGTGATCGCCACACCGCCGGCGCCCCGCCACGAGCTGGCGCGTCAGGCTCTCCTGGCGGGCAAGCATCTGCTGCTGGAGAAACCGGTGGCACTGCAGGCCGATCAGGCCAGGGATCTTCAGCGGCTGGCCATGGAGCGGCAGCTCTCTGTCGCTGTGAATTACGAGTACCGGGCCGTGCCCCTGTTCATGCAGGCGGAGCGGCTGCTGCGGGCCGGTGCGGTGGGCACCCCCTGGCTGGTGAAACTCGACTGGCTGATGAGCAGCCGGGCCGATGCCAGCCGCGGCTGGAACTGGTATTCCCAGGCGTCGGAGGGTGGTGGGGTGATCGGCGCGCTCGGCACCCATGCCATGGACATCCTGGCCTGGCTGATCGGACCGCTGAGCGGGGTGCAGGCTCTCAACGCCACCTCGATCCTGGAGCGTCCGCTTGGTGACGGGGGCATGGCAGCCGTCGATTCCGAGGATGTTTCCTTGATCCAGGCCCGCCTGCAGTGGCAGGGACGAGCCGACAGCACCGTTCCCGCTCAGATCAATCTCGCCTCCGTGGCACGCAACGGCCGTGGTTGCTGGCTGGAGGTGTACGGCTCGGAGGGCTGTCTCATCCTCGGCAGCCCGAATCAGAAGGATTACGTGCATGGCTTCGCGCTGCAGCATGCCGCTGCCGGTGAGGCGCTGAGACCGATCGAGGCCGATGCCGATCTGGCGTTCGAAACCACATGGGCGGATGGCCGGATTGCTCCGGTGGCGAGGGTTCAGGGCTGGTGGGCGGAGAGCATCCGCAGCGGTCGGCCGATGATTCCTGGCCTGGCCGAGGGTGTCGCCAGCCGGTTGGCCTGTGATCAGGCAGCCCAGACAGCGACGAGACACGCGTAA
- the accD gene encoding acetyl-CoA carboxylase, carboxyltransferase subunit beta: MSLFDWFADRRKGQFVGKVSQEPEEGDGLWNKCPECGQVVYLKDLKANASVCAGCGYHHRIDSGERIEVIADSGSFQEFDADLAPMDPLEFKDRRAYADRLRESQAATGLKDGVVSGFCRVEGIGLALAVMDFRFMGGSMGSVVGERITRLIERATAQKLPLLIVCASGGARMQEGMLSLMQMAKISGALERHREAELLYMPLLTHPTTGGVTASFAMLGDLILAEPKALIGFAGRRVIEQTLREKLPDNFQTAEYLRDHGFVDVIVPRTQLRSTLARVLRLHGCAALELASA; this comes from the coding sequence GTGTCTCTGTTCGACTGGTTCGCTGATCGCCGGAAAGGGCAGTTCGTCGGCAAGGTGAGCCAGGAGCCGGAGGAAGGTGATGGCCTCTGGAACAAGTGCCCCGAATGCGGCCAGGTCGTCTACCTGAAGGATCTCAAGGCCAATGCCAGCGTCTGTGCCGGCTGCGGCTACCACCACCGCATCGACAGCGGTGAACGCATCGAGGTGATCGCCGATTCCGGCAGCTTCCAGGAATTCGATGCGGATCTCGCCCCCATGGATCCCCTGGAGTTCAAGGATCGACGCGCCTACGCCGATCGCCTGCGGGAGAGTCAGGCGGCCACCGGTCTGAAGGATGGTGTGGTGAGCGGCTTCTGCCGGGTGGAAGGCATCGGTCTGGCCTTGGCCGTGATGGATTTCCGCTTCATGGGTGGCTCGATGGGCTCGGTGGTGGGCGAGAGGATCACCCGTCTGATCGAGCGGGCCACGGCCCAGAAGCTGCCGCTGCTGATCGTCTGCGCCTCCGGTGGTGCCCGCATGCAGGAGGGGATGCTCAGCCTGATGCAGATGGCCAAGATCTCCGGGGCGCTCGAGCGTCATCGCGAGGCGGAACTGCTCTACATGCCGCTGCTCACCCACCCCACCACCGGTGGGGTGACCGCCAGCTTCGCGATGCTCGGCGATCTGATCCTGGCGGAGCCGAAGGCGCTGATCGGATTCGCCGGCCGCCGCGTGATCGAGCAGACCCTGCGTGAAAAGCTGCCGGACAATTTCCAGACGGCTGAGTACCTCCGCGATCACGGTTTCGTCGATGTGATCGTCCCCCGCACCCAGCTGCGCAGCACCCTGGCCAGAGTGCTGCGTCTGCACGGCTGTGCCGCCCTGGAGCTCGCCAGCGCATGA
- a CDS encoding A24 family peptidase: MEGVIPPLWAALLGACVGSFTNVVVWRLPRDESVVFPGSHCPRCGHAIRWHDNLPLLGWLLLAGRCRDCQAPISWRYPAVEALSAALWLSALAVAESGGGGLPLWLLPWAGLPLIALLLPLVLIDLDHLWLPEPLCRWGLVLGLVLSAAAGIPVLADHLIAACLALLLMESISALAERLLGQPALGLGDAKLAAMGGAWLGAAGIAAAMALAIFAGALFGAAGRLSGRLQPRQAFPFGPFIALGIWLVWLTGPLWWWQQWLHLLGL; the protein is encoded by the coding sequence ATGGAAGGTGTGATCCCGCCGCTCTGGGCAGCGCTGCTTGGAGCCTGCGTCGGAAGTTTCACCAACGTGGTGGTGTGGCGTCTGCCGCGGGACGAATCGGTGGTGTTTCCCGGCAGTCACTGCCCCCGCTGCGGTCATGCCATCCGCTGGCACGACAATCTGCCGTTGCTGGGCTGGCTGCTCCTGGCCGGGCGCTGCCGCGACTGCCAGGCCCCGATCAGCTGGCGATATCCAGCTGTGGAAGCACTCAGCGCAGCTCTTTGGCTGTCGGCTCTGGCGGTTGCCGAGAGTGGTGGCGGGGGACTGCCGCTGTGGTTGCTGCCGTGGGCGGGGCTGCCGCTGATCGCGCTGCTGCTGCCTCTGGTGCTGATCGATCTCGACCATCTCTGGTTGCCCGAGCCGCTCTGTCGCTGGGGGCTGGTGCTGGGCCTGGTGCTGTCGGCTGCTGCTGGCATCCCCGTTCTGGCGGATCATCTGATCGCCGCCTGTCTGGCTCTGCTGCTGATGGAGTCCATCAGCGCCCTGGCGGAACGGCTGCTCGGTCAGCCGGCGCTCGGCTTGGGGGACGCCAAGCTGGCGGCCATGGGTGGCGCCTGGCTCGGTGCTGCCGGCATCGCGGCAGCGATGGCCCTGGCCATCTTCGCGGGAGCCCTGTTCGGTGCAGCCGGGAGGCTGAGCGGTCGGCTGCAGCCACGGCAGGCCTTTCCCTTCGGCCCCTTCATCGCACTCGGCATCTGGCTGGTCTGGCTCACGGGCCCCCTCTGGTGGTGGCAGCAGTGGCTCCACCTGCTGGGTCTTTAA
- a CDS encoding phosphoribulokinase gives MSKRHPVVAVTGSSGAGTSTVKRAFEHIFAREGITPAVVEGDSYHRYERMPMKQAMADALARGENFSHFGPEANLFDKLEELFRVYGETGTGQKRYYLHSPEEATEHNARLGVDLGPGQFTPWEEIPSGTDLLFYEGLHGGVRGEGYNVAALADLLVGVVPITNLEWIQKIHRDNAERGYSAEAIVDTILRRMPDYINHICPQFSETDINFQRVPTVDTSNPFICRNIPTPDESFVIIHFRKGAREKWGIDFGYLLNMIHDSFMSSPTSIVVNGGKMGFAMELILTPIIHRMVEEQKNLS, from the coding sequence ATGTCGAAGCGTCACCCGGTAGTCGCTGTCACCGGTTCGTCCGGTGCTGGAACCAGCACCGTCAAGCGCGCCTTCGAGCACATCTTCGCTCGCGAAGGCATCACGCCGGCGGTGGTGGAGGGCGACAGCTATCACCGCTACGAGCGGATGCCGATGAAGCAGGCCATGGCTGACGCCCTGGCCCGTGGTGAGAACTTCTCCCACTTCGGTCCGGAAGCCAACCTGTTCGACAAGCTCGAGGAGCTTTTCCGGGTCTACGGCGAAACCGGCACCGGACAGAAGCGCTACTACCTGCACAGCCCCGAGGAAGCCACCGAGCACAACGCACGACTCGGTGTCGATCTGGGTCCCGGTCAGTTCACCCCCTGGGAGGAGATTCCCTCAGGCACCGACCTGCTGTTTTACGAAGGCCTGCACGGTGGCGTGCGGGGTGAGGGATACAACGTGGCGGCGCTGGCCGATCTGCTGGTGGGTGTGGTGCCGATCACCAACCTGGAATGGATCCAGAAGATCCATCGCGACAATGCCGAGCGCGGTTATTCCGCCGAAGCGATCGTCGACACGATCCTGCGCCGGATGCCGGATTACATCAACCACATCTGCCCGCAGTTCAGCGAGACGGACATCAACTTCCAGCGGGTTCCCACAGTGGACACCTCCAACCCATTCATCTGCCGCAACATCCCCACACCGGATGAAAGTTTCGTGATCATTCACTTCCGCAAGGGAGCTCGTGAGAAGTGGGGGATCGACTTCGGCTACCTGCTGAACATGATCCACGATTCCTTCATGTCCAGCCCCACCAGCATCGTGGTGAACGGCGGCAAGATGGGGTTTGCGATGGAACTGATCCTCACTCCGATCATTCACCGCATGGTGGAAGAGCAGAAGAATCTCAGCTGA
- the leuB gene encoding 3-isopropylmalate dehydrogenase, which produces MAQHRVVLLPGDGIGPEITAVARQLLETVSERHGFQLSFEEQPIGGSAIDATGEPLPASTLEACRQADAVLLAAIGSPRFDSLPREKRPETGLLGLRAGMQLFANLRPVKIVPALIGASSLRPEVIEGVDLMVVRELTGGIYFGQPKGRIEADGEERGFNTMTYSASEVDRIARVAFDLARERRGRLCSVDKANVLDVSQLWRDRVDTMAPGYGDVEVSHMYVDNAAMQLVRDPRQFDVLLTGNLFGDILSDEAAMLTGSIGMLPSASLGSDGPGLFEPVHGSAPDIAGQDKANPMAMVLSAAMMLRIGLKQSAAAADLERAVDTVLASGLRTGDLMAEGCTPVGCSAMGRALIEAL; this is translated from the coding sequence ATGGCCCAGCACCGCGTCGTTCTTCTTCCCGGTGACGGCATCGGTCCGGAAATCACCGCCGTGGCCCGCCAGCTTCTGGAGACGGTGAGCGAGCGGCACGGGTTCCAGCTCAGCTTCGAGGAGCAGCCCATCGGTGGCAGCGCCATTGACGCCACCGGTGAGCCGCTGCCCGCCTCAACACTGGAGGCGTGCAGGCAGGCGGATGCCGTGCTGCTGGCGGCGATCGGCAGCCCCCGCTTCGACAGCCTGCCCCGAGAGAAGCGACCGGAGACCGGTCTGCTCGGTCTGCGGGCCGGCATGCAGCTGTTCGCCAACCTGCGGCCGGTGAAGATCGTGCCCGCGCTGATCGGGGCCAGCAGCCTGCGGCCCGAGGTGATCGAGGGCGTGGATCTGATGGTGGTGCGTGAACTCACCGGCGGCATCTACTTCGGTCAGCCCAAGGGGCGGATCGAGGCCGACGGCGAGGAGCGGGGCTTCAACACCATGACCTACTCCGCATCGGAGGTGGATCGGATCGCCAGGGTGGCCTTCGATCTGGCCCGCGAGCGTCGTGGTCGTCTCTGCTCGGTGGACAAGGCCAATGTGCTGGATGTGAGTCAGCTCTGGCGTGATCGCGTCGACACGATGGCCCCCGGCTATGGCGATGTGGAGGTGAGCCACATGTATGTGGACAATGCCGCGATGCAGCTGGTGCGGGACCCGCGCCAGTTCGATGTGCTGCTCACGGGCAATCTGTTCGGCGACATCCTCAGTGACGAGGCGGCGATGCTCACCGGCTCCATCGGCATGCTGCCGTCCGCGTCGCTGGGCAGTGATGGTCCCGGACTGTTCGAGCCCGTGCATGGCTCCGCCCCCGACATCGCCGGTCAGGACAAGGCGAACCCCATGGCGATGGTGCTGTCCGCCGCCATGATGCTGCGCATCGGCCTGAAGCAGTCGGCTGCGGCGGCGGATCTCGAGCGGGCCGTCGACACGGTGCTGGCGTCGGGTCTGCGCACGGGTGATCTGATGGCGGAGGGCTGCACGCCGGTGGGCTGCAGCGCCATGGGCAGGGCGCTGATTGAAGCGCTCTGA
- the lpxD gene encoding UDP-3-O-(3-hydroxymyristoyl)glucosamine N-acyltransferase — MRFSTLITALQQGQAGLRHSATATDPELRSAASLEAAASDQLSFLEKGNALTAALADSHAGAVLLPDQQDLIDLATQRGIAFAVFADPRLAFAEALERLHPRRRPLAEIHPTAVIDDRAQVGPGTAIGPRVCIGAASRIGANCIVHPGVVVYDDVVVADGCELHANAVLHPGSRVGRGCVVHSNAVIGSEGFGFVPTAQGWRKMPQTGQVVLEDGVEVGCGSTIDRPSVGETRIGAGTKIDNLVQVGHGVTTGRGCAFASQVGIAGGARIGHGVILAGQVGVANRTVIGDRAIASSKSGLHGEVAAGEVVSGYPAIPNRLWLRCSAAFSKLPEMARTLRELKRDSAQ; from the coding sequence ATGCGCTTCAGCACTCTGATCACGGCTCTGCAGCAGGGCCAGGCCGGTCTGAGGCACAGCGCGACAGCGACGGATCCGGAGCTGCGCAGCGCCGCATCGCTTGAGGCGGCAGCTTCGGATCAGCTCAGTTTTCTGGAGAAGGGCAACGCCCTGACGGCGGCACTGGCCGACAGCCATGCCGGGGCTGTGCTGCTGCCGGACCAGCAGGACCTGATCGATCTGGCCACCCAGCGCGGTATCGCCTTCGCCGTCTTCGCCGATCCCCGGCTGGCCTTCGCCGAGGCACTGGAGCGGTTGCATCCCCGTCGTCGCCCCCTGGCGGAGATTCACCCCACGGCCGTGATCGACGACCGGGCTCAGGTGGGACCCGGCACGGCCATCGGACCACGGGTCTGCATCGGTGCCGCCAGCCGGATCGGTGCGAACTGCATCGTGCATCCCGGGGTGGTGGTTTACGACGATGTCGTCGTCGCCGACGGCTGTGAACTGCACGCCAATGCCGTGCTCCATCCCGGCAGCCGGGTCGGGCGGGGCTGCGTGGTGCATTCCAATGCCGTGATCGGCTCCGAGGGGTTCGGTTTCGTTCCCACGGCCCAGGGGTGGCGCAAGATGCCCCAGACGGGACAGGTGGTGCTGGAAGACGGTGTGGAGGTGGGTTGCGGCAGCACCATCGACCGCCCCTCGGTGGGAGAGACGCGGATCGGCGCCGGCACCAAGATCGACAACCTGGTCCAGGTCGGTCATGGGGTGACCACCGGCCGGGGCTGTGCCTTCGCCTCCCAGGTGGGCATCGCCGGTGGTGCCCGCATCGGCCATGGCGTGATCCTGGCGGGGCAGGTGGGCGTGGCCAACCGCACCGTGATCGGCGATCGGGCCATCGCCAGCTCCAAGAGCGGTCTGCACGGTGAGGTGGCGGCCGGTGAGGTGGTGAGTGGGTATCCGGCGATTCCCAACCGGTTGTGGCTGCGCTGTTCCGCGGCCTTCAGCAAGCTGCCGGAGATGGCCAGGACGCTGCGGGAGCTCAAGCGGGACTCTGCTCAGTAA